The Pelagovum sp. HNIBRBA483 sequence TCGTTCAGATACAGGCGGGAGCCAACGGCGAGGGTGAGGTTTTCCTCTGACCGCAGAAGGATCGAGGCCAACGGGTAGTCGTTGATCACCCCGATGAACACCAGCACGAACACGACCGACATGATCGGCACGGCGAGCGGTAGGAAGATCATGCGGAAGGTCTGCCACGGGCTGGCGCCATCGACGGCGGCGGCTTTGTCGAGCGCGGAGTCGATGGAGTCGAAATAGCCCTTGATCGTCCAGATGTGCATCATCACGCCGGAGAGATAGACCAGTACTAGCGACCAGTGGCTGTCGATGCCGATGACGGGGGAGATGTCGCCCATCGAGTCGAACACCGCATAGAGCGCGATCAGGGCCAGCGTGGTTGGGAACATCTGGATGATGAAGAGCGAATCCAAAAGTGCGGCGCGGCCAATGAAGCGGATGCGGCTGAAGGCATAGGCCGAGATCGTGGAAACAGCCAGCACGCCGGCGGCGGCGATCAGGGCGACCTTGATCGAGTTCCACATCCACAACAGCACCGGATAGGGCGGCGGGACGACGGTGCCATCGTCGCGCGTGTATTCAAGCCCGAAGGCCAGATACCAGTGTTCGAGAGTGGGATTGCGGGGGATCAGGTCGCCGGTGGTGAAGTT is a genomic window containing:
- the malG gene encoding maltose ABC transporter permease MalG → MIVENKRELLVKKIAAHGFMLIFLALVMFPFLVVISISFREGNFTTGDLIPRNPTLEHWYLAFGLEYTRDDGTVVPPPYPVLLWMWNSIKVALIAAAGVLAVSTISAYAFSRIRFIGRAALLDSLFIIQMFPTTLALIALYAVFDSMGDISPVIGIDSHWSLVLVYLSGVMMHIWTIKGYFDSIDSALDKAAAVDGASPWQTFRMIFLPLAVPIMSVVFVLVFIGVINDYPLASILLRSEENLTLAVGSRLYLNEFKYLWGDFAAAAILSGLPITVVFLIAQKYLVSGLSDGAVKG